The Diceros bicornis minor isolate mBicDic1 chromosome 23, mDicBic1.mat.cur, whole genome shotgun sequence genomic interval TATATGACATTTTCTTGGCTAAGCATTATCACAGGGAGCCATCATAAGCAAACAAGCTTGTCTGAGAAAATTTTAATTGTGTAACAATGATAGCCTAAATATAAAAGATTGTgattcaattttaataatatagagagcatcaaacatttgttgaaatgGCAGAACTACAGCAGAACTCATGCCATAGTTCTTCTAATGAATGTATGGTCTATAAAATTGCATAAACATTCTCTTCAGAGTACTTTAAACTTGACCACCAAAAGCAAACTAGAGTCAGATTATCTTCTTCAAGACCACTTCCTCCCTCTAGTGACCAGAAATGGGAATACCATATTCACAAGCATTTGAAAAACTGATTCTCAACGTGTATGTGTACCTCCCTCTAGAGAGTGTTTGGGAAATTTGCCAGAGTTATTTTGGTTATTACAATGAATGTGGGTGCTCTTGGCATTCCTTAGGGGCATTAGGAATGCTAGACATCTGGCAATGTGAGGGACAATGCCCCACATAAAACGATTATCCAGCGCTAAACATTCATGCAGATGAAAAATCTATTAGTATTAAAGCCTAGAACCCAGCACTATTTTACATATGAAAACAAAGGTTTTTTGCACTTTTTTTATACACTGCATTTTTGAAAGAAACTTCTTATTTCATCTACTCCAAATCACTGATTGCAAGATACATCATTACCTAacactaaaaatgaaaacaatgtcaATTAAACTCCAACACAAAGCTTTTAATATGcagaaattttatttatcaacaacacagtgaaaaggcaacctatggaatgggagaaaatatgtgcaaaccatatatctgaaaagaggttaatctccaaaatatctaAGGAACTAGTGATTCTATAGGCATAGCCGTCTAGCTACTTTATCATGTCATTTAGTGTAGGCATGCCCAAGCATTTACAAATTCGAATAgatattttaagaattattttatttttatttctccttaaatTACCACTAAGAAgttatactgattttttttttaaattgtgcatGATGGTATACTATTTTgaatttcaagaaagaaaaaagaagtcataaaacatttattataagAAGGAATGTTATATCTGATGGATTGAGAACTGTTGACTTAAGGCATTAAAGCGAAGGTCATGAATTCTTGTTTCTCCCTTTAGTAACTGGGCACTGCCCCAACAACTGTCACTATCTTtgtggctggggagaggggaataGGATGAAGAGGGgaatagaggaaagagaaaatttaacattAAATTGGGGTGGGTGGTCATATGGCCTTATTTCTAAGAAAGCACCTTCTCATTTTATATGTTGTGTAGGGTTGTAGAATCATATAATAAAGGAGTGCACAGGTTCTTGAGTCAGATTAAAACTGGGTTCAGATTGAGGCTCCTtcactgctgtgtgaccttggataagcgACTCAATTTCTCTTTGCTGCAGTTCCTTCTGAGGTAAAGTAAAATGGAGGTCATAATATTatcacctcatagggttgtgaggattaaatgagataacacatttAAGTGTGTAGGTGTCTGGTGTATAGAAGACACTAAATAAATGTAAGCTATAATGAATATATAACCAGAAACCATATCATTCTGAAAAACAAACTTGCTATTCAAAAGAGTAACAATAGGTGATATTTCATAAATTTTTCAGTATTTACTGTACACTTTAGTAAAGTCACTCCTATTTGACTATATTAATTTATGTTTGAACTTCTGTTAAACTCCTTGTCCTGTAGCAAATGAAAATTACCTCTTAGATTTTCATGGCATTTTCTATGGATATTTTTCCATAGAACCATAACTTATTGATGTATATTTTTCTGTGTAGTGAGGTTTATTGCCAACTGCCAACAGAACAGGCTCTGTTGTATACAAAAAAATTCTATATTCCAATacgtaaaaaacataaaatacgaTTCATAGCTATAAAACATTTATCCACCCAACTCAAAATGAATACTTATACTACTCAAACTCATATTATTCGTTTcagtaaaactttttaaaattgtcattTAAATCAAATCATCAGGTTTCACTGAAATCTTCTATGAAAGAGTCACTGGGCTGGCTATACTACAGTAGATGCTAAGGAAGAAGAAGCCACTATACAGCCATCCTTGTCTAGCTGGGATGAGGAGACTGATCTGCATGAAACAACCAAGCAAGTTAAAGAGAGAAGATAGATAAGTACTAAATTGGATGGCAAGGATCATAAGAGCCACAGAAATTCAGAGGACTATCAGAACGGTAAGGTGGTTAAGGAAGGTTATACATAGAAGATGGGAGGAGGCAATCTGCCAATTAATGTATGTCCGACCATGAGTgagttaacttctctgtgcttcctgggtCCTTGTTTATGaaattaatgcatttaaaatgcCTAGTGCAATCAACATGATGTAGGCTTGaatggacttttaaaaaatgggaaggcTGTTATTAGTAATCCTgtaaatgattccatttacagaaaTAATCAAAGCTAGAGACAGGGATGTTTCAAGCAGTGGaaatataaatcttttaaaaattttggtatACACAAGGGAAAAAAAGTTCACAGATAGCAGCTTtatgtaattttctaattttctgttgCAAATAGCAAACTCTTTTTTTCCTGTATGGCAAAGTAACTTTCATTCAGCATTTGCTTCTTCTCTGCATCTTGGCTCAGGTTAGAATCTAAGAGAATTCATCCTTCAACAGTGCCAAGATtctttagaaaaagaaacaaggcaGAATAGTGTCAAAGAACAACTCCAAGTCACAAAATCACTTAATTATAGCACACTGTTTACTTTTTTACAAGGAGGATAAATCAATAGATTGATTTCATCCCACAAAGGCAAAAAACaggatttattaaaagaaagaggaaagagaagagagaaaaaatgaattcTGGGAAGAGTGAATCTTATTTGCACAATTTTTTATGGAATAACTGATTAGCTGGCAGCAGTCAATCTGGACAGTCAGTCCTTGAGTATGCTGACTAGAGGTACAAAAATATCTTAATTCTTTATGAATTCTCTGGAAAACCTTTGTGAACTAAACTATAAAGCTGTATGACAGACTGTTTCTCTGTAACGTCTGCCAGAGTCTTTCCATCAACACCTCATTCTTAGTTGGACCAGGTCTGCACATGTTCCCTCACTAGAAGTCTCAGTATACCTGATGCTTTTCTGTAAATCGTTTTTCCCTAAATCCTTACTTCTCACTGGATCCTCTTCTGAGCCCTTATTTGAAAGTGATCATAATCTGGGGGGCTCTGTACCGGAGTTTCTATTACAAAGAGTTATAATCAATCATTTTCTAATATGAATTTAAGACATTagacaaaaacacacaaaatttaaGTTTTCCCTCGTTCTTGCATTTTTGTAAGGATTAACATTAGTATTTTCACACCACAACAAACAACAGATAATAGTGACATCACTATCAAATGAATCGTATGAGTTGACTGACTTGAAtagaaaataactttttcttactttttaagtaaatattttaatactaacattttaaatgttacttaaaatattttaattaagacAATTAATAGCTCCAGTGCCTGCAAACAGTTGACTATTGCTTCTGTCCTGCAGTGAATTATCACAGAAGCAAATTCTGGCAAATATTTGCTGGCTTCATGCCCACAGGCATTATGAAGCAGGAACTCTTTTTAGATTAAGACTATAACCTGAGGTTAGGCAATATATAATGTGcataattttagaaattaaaatctcCTGAGATTACATATCTTCCAGTAATGCTTAAAGGCGAAATTTGCGCACTGCCGCGTGTGTGGGTCACCTCTGAGTAAGGAAAATACACTTTGCTATTTATATCATTTAAAAGTGACGAAGAAATATTGTCCAACTGCTTCGTAGGTGTTGGCCAAagtatataaactttaaaatctcCACGGCAAATTGAAATAACCCTTTATTATGCCTTGCTAGGATGAGAGACGTTTCCCTCTCAGCTGCgcctaattttttaaatcatcacaCAGCAACTTTTTACCTTTCTTAAAAATCAAACTCTGCTCATCTCTATTCTTTGGTAACACCCATGAATCCGTACATTAAAGAAAAACGGCATGTGGATTGTTGAATCCTCTTATAAATGGAAGCCCTATGAGCTGACTTGAATAGACAATAGCTAACCTCTCCTactttttaagtaaatattttaagagacAATAGCTTAGGTGCCTTAGAAATTCTTTCAGAGACTTAGAAATCCATATTAACACCGTTCTCACACGCTTGGGTTTGGTCTGCAAACATCAGTAAGCCAAACCTTCTCCAGGCTACGAAATCCACAGCATTCTGGAACTCGAAGACAAAGGAATACCCTTCACTGACCCGTGTAATCACAGGGCGCAGCGAGTTCTCGCGTGACGTTAAGACGCTACAGCCCTGACGTCACCGGTTACCATGGCAGCATCCTCCAGAGTGGAAAAGAGGGGTGGTGCGAGGGGCGGGGCGCGGCTTCTGCGGAGGACAAGGGAAGCTTTCCTCCTGCAGGTCTGACTTCTCCAAAATGAGCAGCCTGGATGAGGGCGGCAACCTCCCTGTCGCTGAAACCTGCGGCCTCGCTACTCCGGACCATGCCCCGGGACATCGGGACCTGAACCAGTGCGAGGGCGAGGAAACCGAGGCGACACAGGTGATGGCGGGCACAGGTGAGGGCGGCCTGGAGCCCACCGCGGAGGGAGGCGCTCCCCGGGACCCCGTGGGTTATGGCCCCGCGCTCCGCATTCGAGTTGCCTGCAGTCGCGGCCGTGCAGCGACCAAAGCGGGCCGGAAAGAGACCCCGCCTCCCACGGAGGGTCTGGAAGCAGCCTCTGCCTCCGCCTCGGGGGCAACCGACAATAGCCAGGAAAATGGCTGTCAGCGTAGAGAGCCGCGCGGCCCTGCTGGGGAGAAAGCTCTAGAAGCCTGTGGCGCAGGGGAATTGGGGTCTCAGATGATGCCTGGGGCGAAGGCCAAGGAAATGACAAAAAAGTGCGTCGTTTCAGCGGCTGCGGAAAAGGAGGGAGTAGCGGAGGAAGTGGTGGAGGAAAAGAAGGtgatacagaaggaaaaaaaggtggTAGGAGGAGTGAAAGAGGAGACACGGGCCAGGGCCCCGAAGATCAATAACTGCATGGACTCGCTGGAGGCCATCGATCAGGAGCTGTCAAATGTAAATGCCCAGGCTGACAGGGCCTTCCTTCAGCTGGAGCGCAAGTTTGGCCGCATGCGAAGGCTCCATATGCAGCGCAGAAGTTTCATTATCCAAAATATCCCCGGTTTCTGGGTCACCGCCTTTCGGAACCACCCCCAGCTGTCACCAATGATCAGTGGCCAAGATGAAGACATGATGAGGTACATGATCAATTTGGAGGTGGAGGAGCTTAAACAACCCAGAGCAGGCTGCAAATTCAAGTTCATCTTTCAGAGCAACCCCTACTTCCGAAATGAGGGGCTGGTCAAGGAATATGAGCGCAGATCCTCTGGCCGGGTGGTCTCTCTCGCCACCCCAATTCGCTGGCACCGGGGCCAAGACCCCCAGGCCCATATCCACAGGAACCGGGAAGGGAACACTATCCCCAGCTTCTTCAATTGGTTCTCAGACCACAGCCTCCTCGAATTCGACAGGATTGCCGAGATTATCAAAGCAGAACTGTGGCCCAATCCCCTGCAGTATTACCTGATGGGTGAAGGGCCCCGCAGAGGAATTCGAGACCCAGCAAGGCAGCCAGTGGAGAGCCCCAGGTCTTTCAGGTTCCAGTCCGGCTGACTCCTGCCCATGGGAGAATCTTGCACACGAGTTTCCTTGCCACCTCCTGTTGGACCTGTGCTTAGCCAACAGCATGCAGTCTTCTATCTGCTTTCTCTTCACACTGCGTTATTTGGTTCTTTGGTTCTTCTAAATCTTCAACAATCACTGCTGGCAAGATTGTCGCTTGTATGcttattctcttcttcctctgggccTGCATGCTGTTCTGCATCGTGTTACATGTTCCAAGTGCCTGGCCTTCCACTGCCTCCATGCCAAGCACGTGATGCTGTAGATACGCGCTGCCTTCCTTGGCATGCCTTGGGCCCTGTCTGTGACCATGCTCTTCTCCCAGTTATTTAAGTGCTTATCGGCCACAAAGAAGCTTGATATATCTTTGCAAATAACTAGCTGGGCATCGTGCTTTATGCTGGCTGTCCTCCTGATACCAGTGTACTCTATGACAAGCTCTTTGAGTTTCACTGCTGCAAGATGAAGCTGATGTAGGTGATGCCAGCCATCAATCCAAACTGGACATTCCAGGCTACCACTAACTGGTTCTCAGCTGTCTTCCTGGGCTGGTGCCATCCACCCTGCTGATTATCTGGCAGAATAAGCAGGTGGCTGGTGGGTGGCTATTAGGCATGAATGAGGTAACAGATGAGAGGTGTTCTGTGTTCTCACTTTGGTCTTATTATGCCTTTGGTCACTCTGCATTGTGACCAGGTACTGGTGAGTATGAAGGCCTGTGCTATGGCCCACCCAAACCTGCTCTCAGCCTTCTGGATGAGCTTTGCACAGGCACCATGCCTGCCTCCTTAGGAACTATCTGTGGACTTAAGTTCCTAAGCAGCACATAGGGACAccaccgccccccaccccccgccccaaaCCCAATGGCTGTTAGGCAGGTTGGGCAGTCATATGTGACAGTGCCCAAAACAAGGCTGGTATGTGGGTCCTTTCTAGCAGTTGGCCTTTCTGAGCCCTAGCCAACAAACCACCTAGGCACCTTTGTTGGGCATCCCCCTCCTAAGCCCTCCTGCATCCATTCTGAACATGACAAAGTCGCCAGTGTGGAGGCACTGGGGAAGAGGTATTTCTGATCTGTGGAGCCTGTTATGGACCTGtctctgtctgcctctctctgtctttgtctctttcaccctctgcctccctccgtcCTTCCCCtgttctctttccctcctccctccctctgaagCAGTTACAGctcagaaacagaaaacaaaactggCAAAGCAGGCTTTTTGTTTAATTTGCTCTGTCCTTGATTGTGTCCAGAGGGAGAAAGCTACTGTATGATAGACACCAGATCTCTTACTGCCCTCATACCTCCACCCCACTTCCTTTAGCAAGGTCTAAACGTTTCAAAGGGAGATCTGTAGGTAATTGCTTAGTGATGGGAAGTGATTTTTTGGGGCCAACTTGGACAACCCCACCCTTTTTCCCTATCCATTCACCAAAACCTTCTGTGTGTTTCTTGAGCTTTAGTTTGAGAAGCTGGGAGGAGAGACAGAAGGGCCTCACAGTGATGGGTTCAAGACAGACCCAGAGCAGGTTTTGATCTAAAGCAACCAAAACTTAGTTTTACTCCACTTTTCTAAACATGGAAATTCTTTTTTGGGCCTTGGACCACTTAGAAATAACCCAAGACAGCATTTTGAGGGTCAACCCTGTCCTTTGTACTATTCAGTTACCACCCTGATGTGCCAGGGGCTTCCACCCTACTGCCTGGCCTTGGCTCTCAGTCTTCAGCTTCCCCATATCCTTCCCTGCTTCTGTCCTAACAAAGGAGGGAGCAGGCTGCAGTCTGCATTGTGGGAGATGCCAAGCCTTCCTCTTACGAGGTAAGGGGATGTGTGGAGTCTGGATTTCCAGGACAAGTTCCAGTAGGTGGGACAGCAGTGCTGTCAGGGCTCTCCTATTTATGGAGATGTATGGTCGTTATGACTATCCACCCttatcctttctcctttctttttgaaGGCCTGAGCTCCCCGAGGGCAGCTCCACAgagcagtgtgtgtgtggggggtcgGTGCTTTAGGCTGGGgaaactgaaagcccagaaacaaaaatGAGCTTGCTGTGGAGTGGGCTTGGAAAGGCAGACAGGAAAGACTGGAACCCTACAGGgtctggggtgggaggggagaccCCTGAGGCTTTTCCCGGAAGAGGTGGGTTAACATTTCAAGAGGATGCTTGGAGGAGTTAGGTTTTCCTCCAGTTTTTCCTAACTCCTCGAATTCACCAGTAGATTTTTGTACACAAAAGTGCAAGTCTGgatgttttctttctattatatgtggaagattaatGGTATATGTCCTTATTTCACTGTGTTTAAGTAAAATCCTTttaattcctttctccttttttgcttgcTGGCAAGATTGACATTTACAGGCCTGCTTTTTGCTTGTAATTGAGAATGTGTGCAAAAATATCAAACTTGTTTCCTGTGCAGTGTGAAGACTTCTGCGAACATTCAATAATATATCAGCTTGTTCCGGTCTCTCTTCATATATAGCTCTATTCttagaaatataatttgaatGTGATCTTTGAAATTTTGCAAATTGTTGCTGTCTCatgaaagaaatctcaaaaacataactGTTGTCTTACTTGATATTTCTTGCTCTAGCAGTAATGTTGTACTTGACATTTTATGTTCCCAACCAGTGTAAGTACTTGTAGAATTGTTCTGTAGAATTGCTCTGGCAGACTAAACAAGGATTATTAGTGCTTTAGTCTTCTCCTGTGTGCGAAGGAAAAGTAAAATCTGTCACTCTGCTGTATTTCTTGTTttgaccaaaaaataaaaataaagttctgtCTGTGTTGTTTAGGCTAATAAAAGGTGGAGAAATCATTAAAGTTATCAAATTGTGACAGTAAGCATCATCCTGAAGCTTAAAAAAAGGAACAGCCACCAAACCTCCAAAATTTTTTGCTTGGATAGTGGTAAATAAGCCCAACTAAAATTGCATCCTCatgaacataatttttaattaaagcaCCATATATTGATTTTTGTCACTTACCTGTTTTCAGTGGAAAACTATTCATGCACCATCCTTGTTTACTCCATTTATGTTAACTATGTCCCCTGTTGGTCTCATTCTTAGTGAGCCTAAGATAGACTGTTGGAAAATTAATCATTGTGCATTCTGTAAGTGCTACTTAAATTCTTTTCCTACAACAGTGTAGTGCTTTTTTACAAAAAATATGACTGAAATGTCTAGAAATAAATGATATCAGACATCACAACTTTAATTACCAGTATGTTCTGCTATTCAGCAGCTATTACACGAAGGTTTGGGAGATAAATACTTCTGCATTCTCTGCAGTGGAGAGGGCTATGGATGCGGCAAGAGCTGTGAAACTGAATGACCaactttttttaaccatttaacaAAAATTTGATATAATGGCCCAAAATTACTGATTTGAGGTAGAGATTGTTAAATATAGGTAGACTTGCTGACTCGTGGTGCAGTTCTTACTTGCAAGTTCTACTTGCTGAAGTATAATTTTTCTAGGCCTGGAAAACATTAAGTATTAGAGAGCTAGGTTTTCTTGTGCAAGCTCTAGAACCATCGTAATCCCAAATTTCCCATACAATGTTCATTTTACCTTTTCAACTTAGTGATTGATTTCTGCATTGTCAACAACCTGTTTCAAGCATTCTCTCTTTTATCCTGTTCTCGACACAATCagaaaatgtcatttttgttGCCCTCGGTTTATTATCAGCTTTAGTCTAACCAATAGTATTAATTTTTCTAGTAAGCTGGTGCCACTCATTTGTTACAGATTATCACGGTTTCTGTTCTGCTTAGTCTAATAAAATTAGACTCCATTAGGCATTTTCTAGGTTTCACTTACCTA includes:
- the TSPYL4 gene encoding testis-specific Y-encoded-like protein 4, translating into MSSLDEGGNLPVAETCGLATPDHAPGHRDLNQCEGEETEATQVMAGTGEGGLEPTAEGGAPRDPVGYGPALRIRVACSRGRAATKAGRKETPPPTEGLEAASASASGATDNSQENGCQRREPRGPAGEKALEACGAGELGSQMMPGAKAKEMTKKCVVSAAAEKEGVAEEVVEEKKVIQKEKKVVGGVKEETRARAPKINNCMDSLEAIDQELSNVNAQADRAFLQLERKFGRMRRLHMQRRSFIIQNIPGFWVTAFRNHPQLSPMISGQDEDMMRYMINLEVEELKQPRAGCKFKFIFQSNPYFRNEGLVKEYERRSSGRVVSLATPIRWHRGQDPQAHIHRNREGNTIPSFFNWFSDHSLLEFDRIAEIIKAELWPNPLQYYLMGEGPRRGIRDPARQPVESPRSFRFQSG